A genome region from Hevea brasiliensis isolate MT/VB/25A 57/8 chromosome 7, ASM3005281v1, whole genome shotgun sequence includes the following:
- the LOC110641660 gene encoding uncharacterized protein LOC110641660 yields the protein MLFGESFGKFEDFRSHPQGIAGPSNAKAARPSGVKISEVEEEEEEYVEATEKVQDKSKITEVEEVENNDEKEKSAEEALEAEQEPDKEKSRESSSSHTKSNNSSDNGKSEGRNGSRQEEEKEEQSQDPSSEQPNIVPTASQPVPESTISLPMQYGPRRTKAQARKSVLPIPPKIQVTIPKKEPPKKKKQAKLIDPTHLRRSGRTLSSKEKS from the coding sequence ATGCTGTTTGGTGAATCTTTTGGAAAGTTTGAAGATTTTAGAAGCCACCCACAGGGTATTGCTGGTCCTAGCAATGCAAAGGCTGCTAGACCAAGTGGAGTAAAAATTtctgaagtggaagaagaagaagaggagtatGTAGAAGCTACTGAAAAGGTACAAGACAAAAGTAAGATAACTGAGGTTGAAGAAGTAGAGAACAATGATGAGAAGGAAAAATCTGCAGAAGAGGCATTAGAAGCAGAACAAGAACCTGACAAAGAGAAATCAAGAGAATCCTCCTCATCTCATACTAAAAGCAACAACAGCAGTGACAATGGAAAAAGTGAAGGCAGAAATGGTTCAAGACAAGAAGAGGAGAAGGAAGAGCAGTCACAAGACCCATCCTCTGAACAACCAAACATTGTTCCTACTGCCTCTCAACCAGTACCTGAATCAACCATCTCTTTACCCATGCAATACGGACCTAGAAGAACCAAAGCACAAGCCAGAAAATCAGTTCTACCCATTCCTCCAAAAATCCAAGTAACCATACCTAAAAAAGAACCCCCAAAGAAGAAGAAACAAGCCAAACTTATTGATCCCACTCACCTTAGGAGAAGTGGTAGAACTCTTAGCAGCAAAGAAAAATCTTGA